The DNA window TCGGTAAGGACCTGAAAACGGGCGTTGGCGATGGGGTTGCGCCAGAAGACCTCACGTTCCTGGAACCAGACAGCAAGGCCAGCTACGACAACCAACAGAGCTACGGCGAGAATCGGCCGGAGTGGTTTGGCTTTGGGCGGCGCGGCCAGAATGGGATCTCCGGATTCGGGGAGCGAGACGCGGAGTTTACGACTTTGCCACCAGGAGTCGAGTTCGGAGCGGAAGGCGAAGACCGAGCCCATGCGATCGTGCTGATGGCGGTGAACGGGCATGCCTTCGCGCTTCTCCCAACGCTGGACGGTGGTGACGTCACGGTTGAGGTAAGCGGCGATTTCTTTCCAGGACTCCAGACGGTCTGACTTGCTGTCCGGCTGGGGCGCGCGTACGGACGCTTCGGCCAACTGTCCTCCTCAAAGTCCCCCACGAACCGAGGAGGAGAGATTGTACGTCGGAGAGAGGGTGCTGCGAAACACGGTATTTCGCGGCAAGGGGGTAAATCCGTGCTTTGCGGCTTGAAGGGCACGGCGGAAGAGGGGCATTGTCAGCCATGCGTCTGTGGGGCGCGATACAAGGAGATGGCAATGCGAAGAAAAATGTTCTGGTTGATGCTGCTGGCTGGTGCGGTTGCGCTGGCAGGAATTTATGGTGTCCAGACGGTGCGGGCGAATGACGCGAGCGGAGGGTTCAAGGGATCGACCCTATTTACAGCAACTTGGGATGAATTTGACGTCTTCAACAAGCAACTGGTGCCGGCGTCGGACACCGACGGCGCAGCAAGCGTCTGGTTATCGCAACAGAAAACTAAGGGCAAGTCGGACGTATATGTCCAAACTAACTCGTGGCCGGCGGGGGCGAGCACGGGGTGGCATACCCACCCGGGGCACAGCTTGATCTATGTCACGTCGGGGACCCTGACGGTGTACGACTCGCTGAACTGCGAGCAGCACGTCTATACGGCCGGGCAGACGTTCGTGGACCATGGTGGCGACCATGTTCACGTGATCCGAAACGAGAGCGGCACGGAGGCGGCGACGGGATACGCAATCCAGATTATTCCGCATGGCGCGCAGCGCAGAATTAACGCCGACCCTCCGGAGGCGTGCAGCACGATCCAGTAGCAGAACCGCCCAAAGAAGAAGGCCGCGATTGCTCGCGGCCTTTTGGAGTTTGGTGGAACGATTTGTTAGTCGCCCGGGACGCCGGCTACTTCGTCTTCGTGCACGGTAGTGGGCTTGTGGCCGTTGCCATTCCCGTTACCGTTGCCGTTGGACGGTGCGCCGAGTGAAGTCAGCGGAATGAAGCCTTCGGGCTGCTTTTCGCCGAGGACAACTTCCTTATAGAGCTTCATCATCTCGCGGTTGCGTGCCTCTTCCTTCGGATCGATAACCTTGAGCTGAGCGGCATCACGCTTGCGGAGTTTTTCCTCGCGAGCGTTCTTGGCGATGCCGAGGTTATCGAGATCGGTCTGCTCGGTTTCGGTGACGAGTTCGTCCTTGAGTTCGAGCAGTTCGAGATGGCGTTCGTTGCCGCCCGCCATGGCGACGCGCTTGCCGCCGGCGAAGATTTCGTGGCGTCCGTGCTCTTCGTACCACTTGGTGAGCGTGGCCGTCATGTGCATCTTCTCGACGATGTTGCGCCAGCCGATACCGGTGTTGTAGGCGCAGAAGCTGATTTCACCTTCGACGGTCGCGTACGGAATGATGCACTGCTCGGTACGGCGGAAGTCGTAGTTGAACAGATCCTGGAACCACATGCCGGCGATCATGAGGACGTTCCAGCGGTCCTTGCGGCGCTTCTCGATGTCTTCGAGGGTACGGTCGCCGCTGACCTTGCCGTAGGCGCCGGACTGAGCCTTCTTGGTGACGCCGAAGGTTTTGTCCATCTTCTTAAGGAATTCGAAGATGGTGAAGTGACGCGGCGTCTCGAAGGCGTTGTAGTTGCGCATGAGTGACAGCGCCATGCCGAGCGCCGACCAGTTCTTGGTCCAGCCTGCGTCGTTGATGAAAGCGGTGTCCTTGGCGAGCTGAACGGCGTCGAGGAACGCGGTGATGGCTTTGGCTTCCTTGGTTTCCTTGTCGACCATGACGGCCATACCGGTGCCGCAGTTCGGGTGGCATCCGCAGGAGAGCTGGCCCCAATCCTTCTGCGGTCCGTGAACGACGTCGGACCAATCGGAGAAGGTGGACATGAACGAGATGGGGAACCAGTCACGGGCGGGCTCGCCGATG is part of the Terriglobales bacterium genome and encodes:
- a CDS encoding cupin domain-containing protein gives rise to the protein MRRKMFWLMLLAGAVALAGIYGVQTVRANDASGGFKGSTLFTATWDEFDVFNKQLVPASDTDGAASVWLSQQKTKGKSDVYVQTNSWPAGASTGWHTHPGHSLIYVTSGTLTVYDSLNCEQHVYTAGQTFVDHGGDHVHVIRNESGTEAATGYAIQIIPHGAQRRINADPPEACSTIQ